A part of Deinococcus aerolatus genomic DNA contains:
- a CDS encoding ATP-binding cassette domain-containing protein, giving the protein MTLVELKDVTVRAAGRTLLEDVNLSLKRGEALRLFGPNGGGKTTLLRLLAGEVSPVLGQRSYGLNGVRQNSAVRARRSLSVVGPDAEAFYLTRDWAQSVRDVLLAAFEGDTLRLWQATPDAEARLSDVVTLTGLESLLERDFRTLSHGQRRRVVLARALMPRPEALLLDEFTDGLSVGARAELGRVLKDVHASGVAIVLATHRPDEAPELPWRTVRVEGGQVREEEATLPSLPPRLRLPIPPGTGDLIRLEDVEVWRNGHRALGPLGWTWEAGQHWLVTGENGSGKSTLARVIAGELYPALGGSVTRPYLTRDLLTERRRTVGLVGAELGIRQRRDWTGQDIIASAWHGTEGFVAELSAAELERVHELATQLDLLALLPRQATTLSQGQLRRLLLARAVAHAPTLLILDEGLDFVDGESRARFSALLPELVRGGTHLMVIAHRDSDAPDGLTHHLHLDGGRVATLSRLSVASAD; this is encoded by the coding sequence ATGACGCTGGTGGAGTTGAAGGACGTGACGGTGAGGGCCGCGGGCCGCACCCTGCTGGAAGACGTGAACCTGAGCCTGAAACGGGGTGAGGCCCTGCGTCTGTTCGGCCCCAACGGCGGCGGCAAGACCACGCTGCTGCGCCTGCTGGCAGGGGAGGTCTCGCCGGTGCTGGGCCAGCGCAGCTACGGCCTGAACGGCGTGCGGCAGAACTCGGCGGTGCGGGCGCGGCGCAGCCTGTCGGTGGTGGGCCCGGATGCTGAGGCGTTCTACCTGACCCGCGACTGGGCGCAGAGCGTGCGCGACGTGCTGCTGGCGGCCTTTGAGGGCGACACCCTGCGGCTGTGGCAGGCCACGCCGGACGCGGAGGCGCGGCTGTCGGACGTCGTGACCCTGACTGGGCTGGAGTCGCTGCTGGAACGCGACTTCCGCACCCTCAGCCACGGGCAGCGGCGGCGGGTGGTGCTGGCCCGCGCGCTGATGCCCCGGCCCGAGGCGCTGCTGCTGGATGAATTTACCGATGGCCTGAGCGTGGGGGCAAGGGCAGAGCTGGGCCGCGTGCTGAAGGACGTTCACGCTTCCGGCGTCGCCATCGTCCTGGCTACCCACCGCCCCGACGAGGCGCCCGAACTGCCGTGGCGCACGGTGCGGGTGGAAGGCGGACAGGTGCGTGAGGAGGAGGCCACCCTGCCCTCTCTCCCGCCTCGCCTGCGTCTGCCCATCCCGCCCGGTACCGGAGACTTGATCCGTTTAGAGGATGTGGAGGTCTGGCGCAACGGCCACCGCGCGTTGGGGCCGCTGGGCTGGACGTGGGAAGCGGGGCAGCACTGGCTGGTCACCGGCGAGAACGGCAGCGGCAAGAGTACCCTGGCCCGCGTGATCGCCGGAGAGCTGTACCCCGCGCTGGGCGGAAGCGTGACGCGCCCCTACCTGACACGCGACCTGCTGACCGAGCGCCGCCGCACCGTGGGCCTTGTCGGGGCCGAACTGGGCATCCGCCAGCGGCGTGACTGGACCGGACAGGACATCATTGCCAGTGCGTGGCACGGTACCGAGGGTTTTGTGGCGGAACTGAGCGCGGCAGAGCTGGAACGGGTGCATGAACTTGCAACTCAGCTTGATCTGCTCGCCCTCCTGCCGCGCCAGGCAACAACGCTGTCACAGGGACAGTTGCGGCGGCTGCTGCTGGCCCGCGCGGTGGCCCACGCCCCCACCCTGCTGATTCTGGACGAGGGGCTGGATTTCGTGGACGGCGAGAGCCGCGCCCGCTTCTCGGCGCTGCTGCCGGAGCTGGTACGCGGAGGCACCCATCTGATGGTCATCGCCCACCGGGACAGCGACGCGCCGGATGGCTTGACACACCACCTGCATCTGGACGGTGGACGGGTGGCGACGCTATCGCGTCTGTCCGTGGCTTCGGCAGATTGA
- a CDS encoding peroxiredoxin, giving the protein MKPAVHQAAPEFTRRSDDGRTVRLSALRGQWVVLYFFPRAGSADCSIEARRFETALPEFERLNAVVIGVSADTEAHQARFRDTCGLTHPLIPDGDRVLCRAYGVVRGLGGLLGLTARVTFLIDPQGRLAHQHRNANPAGHASAMLQELERRAGMVQAG; this is encoded by the coding sequence ATGAAGCCCGCCGTTCATCAGGCAGCCCCCGAGTTCACGCGTCGCAGCGACGACGGACGCACCGTCCGTCTGTCGGCCCTGCGTGGGCAGTGGGTGGTGCTGTACTTCTTCCCACGTGCGGGGTCGGCCGACTGTTCTATAGAGGCCCGGCGCTTCGAAACCGCCCTGCCCGAATTCGAGCGCCTCAACGCGGTCGTCATCGGCGTCAGCGCCGACACCGAGGCCCATCAGGCCCGTTTTCGTGACACCTGCGGCCTGACGCACCCCCTGATTCCTGACGGTGACAGGGTGCTGTGCCGGGCGTACGGCGTGGTGCGCGGCCTGGGCGGCCTGCTGGGCCTGACGGCCCGCGTCACCTTCCTGATTGATCCGCAGGGCCGCCTGGCCCATCAGCACCGCAACGCCAACCCGGCGGGCCACGCCTCGGCCATGTTGCAGGAGCTGGAGCGGCGGGCCGGGATGGTCCAGGCGGGCTAG
- a CDS encoding SPFH domain-containing protein: protein MGPLIVIVVLVLLVLITLLAGVKSVPQGYEWTQERFGKYQRSLKPGLNLIIPYIDRIGRRVNMMEQVLDVPSQEVITQDNALITVDGVVFYQVLDSAKASYEVRNLEQATLNLTMTNIRTVMGGMSLDDLLSNRDSINARLLAVVDEATEPWGVKVTRIEVKDIRPPADLVASMGRQMKAEREKRANILDAEGFRQAAILKAEGEKQAEILNAEGRRQAAFLTAEAREREAAAEAEATRMVSEAIASGNAQAINYFIAQRYVDALKDIAVAPNQKTLILPIEATSILGSLQGIAEVAKEAFGGTKR, encoded by the coding sequence ATGGGCCCACTCATCGTTATCGTCGTTCTCGTTTTACTGGTGCTGATCACCCTGCTGGCGGGGGTCAAGAGCGTTCCGCAGGGCTACGAGTGGACGCAGGAACGCTTTGGCAAGTACCAGCGCAGCCTCAAGCCCGGCCTGAACCTGATCATCCCGTACATCGACCGCATCGGGCGCCGGGTCAACATGATGGAACAGGTGCTGGACGTGCCCAGCCAGGAGGTCATCACCCAGGACAACGCCCTGATCACTGTGGACGGCGTGGTGTTCTATCAGGTGCTGGATTCGGCCAAGGCCAGCTACGAGGTGCGTAATCTGGAGCAGGCCACCCTCAACCTGACCATGACCAACATCCGCACCGTGATGGGCGGCATGAGCCTGGATGACCTGCTGAGCAACCGCGACTCCATCAACGCCCGCCTGCTGGCCGTGGTGGACGAGGCGACCGAGCCGTGGGGGGTCAAGGTCACGCGCATTGAGGTCAAGGACATCCGCCCGCCGGCCGATCTGGTGGCCAGTATGGGCCGGCAGATGAAGGCCGAGCGCGAGAAGCGGGCCAACATCCTGGACGCCGAGGGCTTCCGTCAGGCCGCGATCCTCAAGGCCGAGGGCGAGAAACAGGCCGAGATCCTGAATGCTGAGGGCCGCCGTCAGGCCGCCTTCCTGACCGCCGAGGCCCGGGAGCGCGAGGCGGCGGCAGAAGCCGAGGCCACCCGCATGGTCAGCGAGGCGATTGCTTCGGGCAACGCGCAGGCCATCAACTACTTCATCGCGCAGCGCTACGTCGATGCCCTAAAGGACATCGCAGTTGCCCCCAACCAGAAGACCCTGATTCTGCCGATCGAGGCCACCAGCATCCTGGGCAGCCTGCAGGGCATCGCGGAGGTGGCGAAAGAGGCCTTCGGCGGGACCAAGCGGTAG
- the dgt gene encoding dGTP triphosphohydrolase — MLSRADLEAREAQTLAPYATLSRDARAREYPEAESGTRTAFQKDRDRVLHTTAFRRLEAKTQVFLNASGDHYRTRLTHTLEVQQVARSVALNLGLNETLAETVALAHDLGHPPFGHAGERVLDALMAGHGGFDHNTQARRIVSVLEQPRPDHPGLNLTLDTLDGLNKHRRAGLGPPSLEAQLVDAADALAYTAHDLDDGLRSGLLSHAGLLELPLWQQLTRRAGVDGPVLSEGQRRTLHRELLGWLISDLTAASDAAIAASGVGSAAAARALPDRLITYSPPLRALLRDTGIFLKDNLYRHWRVEMQVEQASRVLTTMFHAFTGRPSMLPPQFRERAGAEALPRVVCDYLAGMTDRYALDMHASIVPPAQHAPHF; from the coding sequence ATGCTCAGCCGCGCCGATCTGGAGGCCCGCGAGGCGCAGACGCTCGCGCCCTACGCGACCCTGAGTCGCGACGCGCGCGCCCGGGAATACCCGGAGGCCGAGAGCGGAACGCGCACCGCCTTTCAAAAGGACCGGGACCGGGTGCTGCACACCACCGCCTTCCGCCGCCTGGAGGCCAAAACGCAGGTGTTCCTGAACGCCAGCGGCGACCACTACCGCACCCGGCTGACGCACACGCTGGAGGTGCAGCAGGTGGCCCGTTCGGTGGCGCTGAACCTGGGCCTGAACGAGACGCTGGCCGAGACTGTGGCCCTGGCACACGATCTGGGTCACCCACCCTTCGGTCACGCCGGGGAACGGGTGCTGGACGCCCTGATGGCCGGGCACGGCGGCTTTGACCACAACACCCAGGCCCGGCGCATCGTCTCGGTGCTGGAACAGCCCAGGCCGGACCATCCTGGCCTGAACCTGACCCTGGACACGCTGGACGGCCTGAACAAACACCGCCGCGCCGGGCTGGGGCCGCCCAGCCTGGAGGCCCAACTGGTGGACGCGGCCGACGCCCTGGCCTACACCGCCCACGATCTGGACGACGGCCTGCGCAGCGGGCTGCTGTCCCACGCCGGGCTGCTGGAGCTGCCGCTGTGGCAGCAGCTGACCCGGCGGGCCGGCGTGGACGGCCCGGTGCTCTCGGAGGGGCAGCGGCGAACCCTGCACCGTGAGTTGCTGGGCTGGCTGATCAGCGACCTGACGGCGGCCAGCGACGCGGCGATTGCCGCGAGCGGCGTGGGCAGCGCTGCCGCGGCTCGGGCCTTGCCGGACCGGCTGATCACCTACAGCCCCCCGCTGCGCGCCCTGCTGCGCGACACGGGCATCTTTCTGAAGGACAACCTGTACCGCCACTGGCGCGTGGAGATGCAGGTGGAGCAGGCCAGCCGGGTGCTGACCACGATGTTCCACGCTTTCACGGGGCGGCCCAGCATGTTGCCGCCGCAGTTCCGGGAGCGCGCTGGGGCCGAGGCCCTGCCGCGCGTGGTCTGCGACTATCTGGCCGGCATGACAGACCGCTACGCGCTCGACATGCACGCGAGTATCGTGCCCCCCGCGCAGCATGCTCCGCATTTCTAG
- a CDS encoding PsbP-related protein has protein sequence MTRFALTLALLALLALPALPVALAQTAPASSPAPAATPAPQRVIEAITVTSNQGYSIKVPGGWTPLKNVPNVDVAFVNKTVGQLRPTVTVVVQDIPADLKATLADVRDLNASKMPSVVPNLKMLGEKTIRVSGQNAILWSYTGDGDGGKVRWTQVLTLKNNRLYTVTLVTPTGTPEALLDSGRAIVDSFALTAK, from the coding sequence ATGACGCGTTTTGCCCTGACCCTCGCCCTGCTTGCCCTGCTTGCCCTGCCCGCCCTGCCTGTGGCGCTGGCCCAGACGGCTCCCGCCTCCTCACCGGCCCCGGCGGCCACCCCGGCACCCCAGCGGGTGATCGAGGCCATCACCGTGACGAGCAACCAGGGCTACAGCATCAAGGTGCCCGGCGGCTGGACCCCACTGAAAAACGTGCCGAATGTGGACGTGGCTTTCGTCAACAAGACTGTGGGGCAGCTGCGGCCCACCGTGACCGTGGTCGTTCAGGATATCCCGGCGGACCTCAAGGCCACGCTGGCCGACGTCCGCGATCTGAACGCCAGCAAGATGCCCAGCGTGGTCCCCAACCTGAAAATGCTGGGCGAGAAGACCATCCGGGTCAGCGGCCAGAACGCCATCCTGTGGAGCTACACCGGCGACGGCGACGGCGGCAAGGTGCGCTGGACCCAGGTGCTGACCCTGAAGAACAACCGCCTGTACACCGTGACCCTGGTGACCCCCACTGGCACGCCCGAGGCATTGCTGGACAGCGGGCGCGCAATTGTCGACAGCTTTGCCCTGACCGCCAAGTAG
- the rpsI gene encoding 30S ribosomal protein S9: MAIQQPEQFYGTGRRKTAVARVFLRPGEGKIIVNGKEFQSYFRGLLRAVHALQAFRETGTAGRYDALITVTGGGPTGQADAIKLGIARALLKVNPDFRAVMKPSGLLTRDSREVERKKYGLKKARRAPQFSKR; this comes from the coding sequence ATGGCGATTCAGCAACCTGAACAGTTCTACGGCACGGGCCGCCGCAAGACCGCCGTGGCCCGCGTGTTCCTGCGCCCCGGCGAAGGCAAGATCATCGTCAACGGCAAGGAGTTCCAGAGCTACTTCCGTGGCCTGCTGCGCGCCGTTCACGCCCTGCAGGCCTTCCGCGAGACCGGCACGGCAGGCCGTTACGACGCCCTAATCACCGTGACCGGCGGCGGCCCCACCGGCCAGGCCGACGCCATCAAGCTGGGCATTGCCCGCGCCCTGCTGAAGGTCAACCCCGACTTCCGCGCCGTCATGAAGCCCTCGGGCCTGCTGACCCGCGACTCGCGCGAAGTCGAGCGCAAGAAGTACGGCCTCAAGAAGGCCCGCCGCGCGCCCCAGTTCAGCAAGCGCTGA
- the rplM gene encoding 50S ribosomal protein L13: MKTFVPKNDEQNWIVVDATDIPLGRLATVVASRIRGKHRPDFTPNMIQGDFVIVVNASKIALTGGKLDGKVYTRYSGYQGGLKSETARQGLAKHPERVIEHAVFGMLPKGRQGRSMHNRLKVYAGERHPHVAQNPQALAITNTARTKNNEVK, translated from the coding sequence GTGAAAACCTTTGTTCCTAAAAATGACGAGCAGAACTGGATTGTGGTAGACGCCACCGACATCCCGCTGGGCCGCCTGGCCACCGTCGTGGCGAGCCGCATCCGTGGCAAGCACCGCCCCGACTTCACCCCCAACATGATCCAGGGCGACTTCGTGATCGTGGTCAACGCATCCAAGATCGCGCTGACCGGCGGCAAGCTCGACGGCAAGGTCTACACCCGCTACAGCGGCTACCAGGGCGGCCTCAAGAGCGAAACCGCCCGTCAGGGGCTGGCCAAGCACCCCGAGCGCGTGATTGAGCACGCCGTGTTCGGCATGCTGCCCAAGGGCCGCCAGGGCCGCTCCATGCACAACCGCCTGAAGGTCTACGCCGGCGAACGTCACCCGCACGTCGCGCAGAACCCGCAGGCCCTGGCCATCACCAACACTGCCCGCACCAAAAATAACGAGGTCAAATAA
- a CDS encoding SMP-30/gluconolactonase/LRE family protein: MKKLLTAAALTATLAACGVLGLPPGGVTSYTLPGNAVFPEGIAHLAGSNTFYVGSTTDGTVFRGTLGQKDTQVFLPPVAERPTAVGMKVDAQNRLYIAGGGSGKLFVYDTVSGSLLKTLTTPAAPATFLNDITLTPDAAYVTDSQRPVLFRAARTASGVGDMEAWLDFTGTALQYQTGFNLNGIASTPDGMTLIVVQSNTGKLFRITVADRSVTEINLSGQTVKNGDGILLDGQTLYVVRNADVIIVPVTMSADFSRGTLGTPFSDPTLRFPTTIAQQGKRLLVVNAQFDKRGPGLTPELPFTVSDIAIR, from the coding sequence ATGAAAAAATTACTGACTGCCGCTGCCCTGACCGCGACCCTCGCCGCATGTGGTGTGCTGGGCCTGCCGCCGGGTGGGGTGACCAGCTACACCCTGCCCGGCAACGCCGTGTTCCCGGAGGGGATTGCCCACCTCGCGGGGAGCAATACCTTCTACGTGGGCAGCACCACCGATGGCACCGTTTTCAGGGGCACGCTGGGCCAGAAGGACACGCAGGTCTTCCTGCCGCCTGTGGCCGAGCGCCCGACTGCGGTGGGCATGAAGGTGGACGCACAGAACCGCCTGTACATCGCGGGCGGCGGCAGCGGCAAGCTGTTTGTGTACGACACCGTGAGCGGGTCGCTGCTCAAGACCCTGACCACCCCCGCGGCCCCGGCCACCTTCCTGAACGACATCACGCTCACGCCCGACGCGGCCTACGTCACCGATTCGCAGCGCCCCGTCCTGTTTCGCGCCGCCCGCACGGCCTCTGGCGTGGGCGACATGGAAGCGTGGCTGGACTTTACAGGCACGGCGCTGCAGTACCAGACGGGATTTAACCTGAACGGCATCGCCTCCACGCCCGACGGCATGACCCTGATCGTGGTCCAGAGCAACACCGGCAAACTGTTCCGCATCACCGTGGCCGACCGGTCCGTGACCGAGATCAACCTGAGCGGGCAGACCGTCAAGAACGGCGACGGCATCCTGCTGGACGGCCAGACGCTGTACGTGGTCCGCAACGCCGACGTTATCATCGTGCCCGTCACCATGTCTGCCGATTTCAGCCGGGGCACCCTGGGCACGCCGTTCAGTGACCCCACTCTGCGTTTCCCCACCACCATTGCGCAGCAGGGCAAGCGGCTGCTGGTGGTCAACGCCCAGTTCGACAAGCGTGGCCCAGGCCTGACGCCGGAGCTGCCGTTCACGGTCTCGGACATCGCCATCAGGTAA
- a CDS encoding NfeD family protein has translation MTDLLPTFERVLPGHWWVLGAVLLMLEVAAPGIFFVWLALASFALGLVVFVLPLAVPIQLALFAVLSVVAVFLGKRYVGRLALGGQEGDRLNTGASRLVGRTVTVTAAIQNGTGRVRVGDSEWRATGPDTPEGAQVLIVSAEGTTLAVREISGTWV, from the coding sequence ATGACAGACTTGCTGCCGACGTTTGAGCGCGTCCTGCCCGGCCACTGGTGGGTGCTGGGCGCGGTGCTGCTGATGCTGGAAGTGGCCGCGCCGGGCATCTTCTTTGTCTGGCTGGCGCTGGCCTCCTTTGCGCTGGGGCTGGTGGTGTTCGTGCTGCCGCTGGCCGTGCCGATTCAACTGGCGCTGTTCGCCGTCCTGAGCGTCGTGGCCGTGTTCCTGGGCAAGCGTTACGTGGGCAGGCTGGCGCTGGGCGGCCAGGAGGGTGACCGCCTGAACACCGGGGCTAGCCGTCTGGTGGGCCGCACCGTCACCGTGACCGCCGCCATCCAGAATGGAACGGGCCGCGTTCGCGTCGGCGACAGCGAGTGGCGGGCCACCGGCCCCGACACCCCGGAAGGTGCCCAGGTCCTGATCGTGAGCGCCGAGGGCACGACGCTGGCGGTGCGGGAAATCAGCGGGACGTGGGTGTAG
- a CDS encoding winged helix DNA-binding domain-containing protein has product MAVLTAADLRAAAFRTLTPQLSLQAALDRMGFLQADPIRAPARAQDLTLLARVPGYRAGELERRYAELDAEEDMIPNYGFVPRAVQALLHPREVAPGRVEREHPALLEEVRVLLNGGEELHPRALAAALGRGRTVNAWGGQSSISTRILGALHYRGEARVTRRVGGVRVYGPAPHLAALRARPLPDAERLRRTVHLLAALYGPLPEASLRYLVSLSGFGLPHLRGGLKTAFTVAVREELAGARVDGVSYVWGVDHPPSDAPVPRGVRIVGPFDPLVWDRRRFEHLHGWPYRFEAYTPAAKRTMGYYALPVFQAGRAVGWANLSVGGGELSADLGFTPGFRQTAAFRKGLAAEVQRYRAFLTGPALPE; this is encoded by the coding sequence GTGGCTGTCCTCACAGCCGCCGACCTGCGTGCGGCGGCCTTCCGGACCCTGACGCCGCAGCTCTCGCTTCAGGCGGCGCTGGACCGCATGGGCTTCTTGCAGGCCGATCCCATCCGTGCCCCGGCCCGCGCCCAGGACCTGACGCTGCTGGCCCGCGTTCCTGGCTACCGGGCCGGCGAGCTGGAACGCCGCTACGCCGAGCTGGACGCCGAGGAGGACATGATTCCCAACTACGGCTTTGTGCCCAGGGCGGTCCAGGCGCTGCTACACCCGCGTGAAGTCGCGCCGGGCCGGGTGGAGCGCGAGCATCCCGCCCTGCTGGAGGAGGTCCGTGTCCTGTTGAACGGAGGTGAGGAATTGCATCCGCGTGCGCTGGCCGCCGCGCTGGGCCGGGGCCGCACCGTCAACGCCTGGGGCGGGCAGTCCAGCATCAGCACCCGCATCCTGGGGGCGCTGCACTACCGGGGCGAGGCCCGCGTGACCCGCCGGGTGGGCGGCGTGCGCGTGTACGGCCCCGCGCCGCATCTGGCCGCCCTGCGCGCGCGTCCGCTGCCCGACGCTGAACGCCTGCGCCGAACTGTGCATCTGCTCGCCGCCCTGTACGGCCCGCTGCCGGAGGCCAGCCTGCGCTATCTGGTCAGCCTGTCGGGCTTTGGCCTCCCGCACCTGCGCGGCGGGCTGAAGACGGCTTTCACGGTGGCGGTGAGAGAGGAGCTGGCGGGCGCGAGGGTGGACGGCGTGTCCTACGTCTGGGGGGTGGACCACCCACCGTCCGACGCACCTGTCCCGCGCGGCGTACGAATCGTGGGGCCGTTCGATCCGCTGGTGTGGGACCGCCGCCGCTTTGAACACCTGCATGGCTGGCCCTACCGGTTCGAGGCGTACACGCCGGCCGCCAAGCGCACGATGGGCTACTACGCGCTGCCTGTGTTTCAGGCCGGACGGGCGGTGGGCTGGGCCAACCTGAGCGTTGGTGGGGGAGAGCTGAGTGCCGATCTGGGCTTCACCCCTGGCTTTCGCCAGACCGCTGCCTTTCGGAAGGGGCTGGCGGCCGAAGTGCAGCGCTACCGGGCCTTTCTGACCGGGCCGGCCTTGCCAGAATGA